A single genomic interval of Adhaeribacter pallidiroseus harbors:
- the uvrC gene encoding excinuclease ABC subunit UvrC, whose product MPAEEIIREKIKHLPNRPGIYKFFDEKDEIIYVGKAVDIRKRVSSYFNKSTQHNNKTRKLISHIRNIQFTIVDTESDAFLLENNLIKQYQPKYNILLKDGKTYPYICVTNERFPRVISTRNKINDGSKYYGPYASVTNMNVVLEMIRSLYPLRTCTYNLSPDNIERGKFKVCLEYHIGNCKGPCENLYDEESYNQHILQIRNILSGNLSIAKAYFKDKMVAAAQETQYELAHSYKQKLDVLEDFQAKSTVVSNTLTNIDIFTITSNEKCAFINYLKVMNGAIIQTQSLEITKKLDETDVDILATIIVQLRHDFESESKEILTNIEELKLPLDNVTVTVPQIGDKRKLLNLSLKNVLYLRKEKESMNEKSKDSNEVRIMETLKKDLRLSELPKHIECFDNSNIQGTTPVASMVCFRNAKPSKKDYRHYHIKTVVGPDDFASMYEIVTRRYRRLLDEGTPLPQLIVIDGGKGQLSMAVKALKDLGIYTQVAVISIAKRLEEIFYPGDTLPLYIDKKSESLRLLQRIRNEAHRFGITFHRDRRDAGTLKTEITEIKGLGPTTAQKLLSKFKSVKKIKELSETELEAEIGKAKTKILLDYFNQESNA is encoded by the coding sequence ATGCCTGCGGAAGAGATTATACGTGAGAAAATAAAGCATTTGCCTAATCGACCGGGCATTTATAAGTTTTTCGATGAGAAAGATGAAATTATTTACGTCGGGAAAGCAGTTGACATTCGGAAAAGAGTAAGTAGTTACTTTAATAAATCAACTCAGCACAATAATAAAACCCGTAAATTAATTTCCCATATCCGCAATATTCAATTTACCATTGTGGATACGGAAAGTGATGCTTTTCTGCTGGAAAACAACTTAATTAAGCAATATCAGCCCAAATACAATATTTTACTAAAAGACGGGAAAACGTACCCGTATATCTGCGTTACCAACGAGCGCTTTCCGCGGGTAATTAGTACCCGTAATAAAATTAACGATGGCTCTAAATACTACGGTCCTTACGCCAGTGTAACCAACATGAACGTGGTACTGGAAATGATCCGGTCGTTATATCCCTTACGAACCTGTACGTACAACTTATCGCCGGATAATATTGAGCGCGGTAAATTTAAGGTGTGCCTGGAGTATCACATTGGTAATTGCAAAGGCCCCTGCGAAAACCTGTACGACGAAGAATCTTATAACCAACACATTCTACAAATCCGAAATATTTTATCGGGTAACTTAAGCATTGCTAAAGCTTATTTTAAAGATAAAATGGTGGCCGCGGCTCAGGAAACCCAGTATGAGTTGGCTCATTCTTATAAGCAAAAGCTAGATGTTTTAGAAGATTTTCAGGCTAAATCAACAGTAGTTAGTAATACCCTTACCAACATTGATATTTTTACTATTACGTCGAACGAAAAATGCGCCTTTATTAACTATTTAAAAGTAATGAATGGTGCTATTATTCAGACTCAATCTTTGGAAATAACCAAGAAACTCGACGAGACTGATGTTGATATTTTAGCCACTATTATCGTGCAATTGCGGCACGATTTCGAAAGTGAATCTAAGGAAATACTCACCAACATTGAGGAGCTAAAATTGCCATTAGACAATGTAACTGTAACTGTACCGCAAATTGGCGACAAGCGTAAATTATTGAATTTATCGCTTAAAAATGTGCTTTACCTACGCAAAGAAAAAGAAAGCATGAATGAAAAGTCCAAAGACTCCAACGAGGTGCGGATTATGGAAACCCTAAAGAAAGATTTGCGCTTAAGCGAGCTGCCCAAACATATTGAATGCTTTGATAATTCAAATATTCAAGGCACCACCCCTGTTGCTTCCATGGTCTGTTTCCGAAATGCGAAACCCAGTAAAAAAGATTACCGGCATTATCATATAAAAACAGTTGTAGGTCCTGATGATTTTGCCTCGATGTACGAAATCGTGACTCGCCGGTATCGGCGGTTACTTGATGAAGGTACTCCACTCCCTCAATTAATCGTTATTGATGGTGGTAAAGGGCAGTTGAGTATGGCGGTAAAGGCGCTAAAAGATTTAGGTATTTACACACAAGTAGCGGTAATAAGTATTGCCAAGCGGTTAGAAGAAATATTTTATCCCGGCGATACACTACCCCTTTACATTGATAAAAAATCAGAATCGTTGCGTTTGCTGCAACGTATTCGCAATGAGGCACATCGTTTCGGAATAACTTTTCATCGCGACAGACGCGATGCAGGTACTTTAAAGACTGAAATTACTGAAATTAAAGGCTTAGGTCCGACTACTGCTCAAAAATTACTTTCGAAGTTTAAATCCGTTAAGAAAATCAAAGAATTATCAGAAACCGAGTTAGAAGCCGAAATTGGCAAAGCAAAAACTAAAATTCTATTAGATTACTTTAATCAGGAAAGTAATGCTTAA